A genomic window from Acinetobacter lwoffii includes:
- a CDS encoding alpha/beta fold hydrolase, giving the protein MSTVQIPDYQTDPFFGLEDKWIETAEGELTHYHEIGEGTPILFLHGSGTGVSAAANWWLNLPQIGEQARCIAIDTIGYGQTVVAPGTEYGIRAWVDHAIRTLDALGIEKTWLVGNSLGGWLAFQMALDYPDRILGIVSMGTGGAKQTAALKAHANPVLTEEGIKKTLSMFVVNKDLITDELVKVRFASAANDYASNRLMDVVGARDRDRFEFPLDFEKMKDITVPVLLIHGTQDVVIPVSRTWDILNIVPNADAHIFSQCGHWSQVEKADEFNTVIKNYLAVHGVK; this is encoded by the coding sequence ATGAGCACTGTTCAAATCCCTGACTATCAAACAGATCCATTCTTTGGCTTAGAAGATAAATGGATTGAAACCGCTGAAGGCGAGTTGACCCATTACCACGAAATTGGTGAAGGTACGCCTATTCTATTTTTACACGGTTCAGGTACGGGTGTATCGGCTGCGGCAAACTGGTGGTTAAACCTGCCACAAATTGGTGAGCAGGCGCGTTGTATCGCGATTGATACCATTGGTTATGGCCAGACTGTAGTTGCACCGGGTACTGAATATGGTATCCGTGCCTGGGTAGATCATGCGATCCGTACGCTAGACGCTTTGGGTATCGAAAAAACCTGGTTGGTCGGTAACTCTCTGGGTGGCTGGTTAGCATTCCAGATGGCATTGGATTATCCAGATCGTATTTTGGGTATCGTGTCTATGGGTACGGGCGGTGCGAAACAGACAGCTGCACTTAAAGCTCACGCAAACCCAGTTCTTACAGAAGAAGGAATCAAGAAAACCCTTTCTATGTTTGTCGTAAACAAAGACCTGATTACTGATGAACTGGTAAAAGTACGTTTTGCTTCTGCTGCAAATGACTATGCATCAAATCGTTTAATGGATGTGGTTGGCGCACGTGACCGTGACCGTTTCGAATTCCCATTAGACTTCGAAAAAATGAAAGACATTACTGTGCCTGTACTATTGATTCATGGTACGCAAGACGTGGTGATTCCGGTTTCTCGTACTTGGGACATCCTGAACATCGTGCCAAATGCTGATGCACATATCTTCAGCCAATGCGGTCACTGGTCTCAAGTTGAAAAAGCAGATGAGTTCAACACTGTGATCAAAAACTACCTGGCTGTTCATGGCGTAAAATAA
- a CDS encoding OprD family outer membrane porin, producing the protein MRRHNLWIAMLAATATLGTTATNADFIDDSNVQLKFKNFYLDRQYQDDYSSRNWGSWSQGVTLDAKSGYHDIGGGVQVGADVLVQHAVKLNGHDKNPDWVLPHDGKESKDHFGKVGATLKAKVSQTELKVGELLPVSPVLVFDPSRQLLTTYSGAWLESKDLKDTKLTLAYIDGINNRYDNQFRDLTKFAPPSFYDTGAEADGMWIAGVDHQLTKEVGASYWYADVQDIYQQHYLGVNYKTALGEKTKLDSHIRYFDNSESGDKLYGEIDNQALSVAAKVNHGAHSVGVGYQQMFGDSAFPTLGGWVPQPYLANWGVATFTAPEEKSWSVSYGYDFSEMGAKGLNATAVYFKGYDQKGTGAYQGQNFNTDEVNAIVNYTVPEGKLKGLGVQAMYIDVNFANPAKPDLQEYRVATTYTHKF; encoded by the coding sequence ATGCGTCGTCACAATTTATGGATTGCAATGCTTGCTGCGACAGCAACTTTAGGGACAACTGCAACGAATGCAGACTTTATTGACGACAGCAATGTTCAACTCAAATTTAAAAACTTTTATCTAGACCGTCAGTATCAAGATGACTATTCATCACGTAACTGGGGTTCTTGGTCACAAGGGGTGACTCTGGATGCCAAGTCCGGTTATCACGATATCGGTGGTGGTGTGCAGGTTGGTGCTGATGTACTGGTGCAACATGCAGTCAAACTCAACGGCCATGATAAAAATCCGGACTGGGTTTTACCGCACGATGGCAAAGAATCAAAAGATCATTTCGGTAAAGTCGGCGCGACCTTAAAAGCCAAAGTTTCACAAACTGAGCTGAAAGTCGGTGAGTTATTGCCGGTATCTCCAGTCTTGGTATTCGATCCATCCCGTCAGTTATTAACGACTTATAGTGGCGCTTGGTTAGAGTCTAAAGACCTTAAGGATACCAAGTTAACTCTGGCGTATATTGATGGTATTAACAACCGTTATGACAACCAGTTCCGTGACTTAACTAAATTTGCTCCACCAAGTTTCTATGATACGGGTGCTGAAGCTGATGGCATGTGGATTGCGGGTGTAGACCACCAGCTTACTAAAGAAGTAGGGGCGAGCTACTGGTATGCCGATGTTCAAGACATTTACCAACAGCATTATCTGGGGGTAAATTACAAAACTGCGCTCGGTGAAAAAACCAAATTAGATAGCCACATTCGTTACTTCGATAACTCGGAGTCAGGTGACAAGCTGTATGGTGAGATCGATAACCAGGCATTATCTGTCGCTGCAAAAGTGAATCATGGTGCACATAGCGTAGGTGTGGGTTACCAGCAAATGTTTGGTGATAGTGCATTCCCGACATTGGGTGGCTGGGTGCCACAGCCTTATCTGGCGAACTGGGGGGTAGCGACCTTTACCGCACCAGAAGAAAAGTCATGGAGTGTTTCTTATGGCTATGACTTCTCTGAAATGGGTGCAAAAGGCCTAAACGCAACAGCAGTATATTTCAAAGGTTATGATCAGAAAGGTACTGGGGCGTATCAAGGTCAGAACTTCAATACGGATGAAGTGAATGCCATCGTGAACTACACTGTGCCAGAAGGTAAATTAAAAGGTTTGGGTGTACAGGCGATGTATATTGATGTGAATTTTGCCAATCCAGCAAAACCAGACCTGCAAGAATACCGTGTCGCCACCACTTATACCCATAAATTCTAA
- the dmpG gene encoding 4-hydroxy-2-oxovalerate aldolase: MSKIIVHDMTLRDGMHPQRHQTTVEQMIAISTALDDAGVPLIEVTHGDGLGGSSVNYGFAAATDEEYLSAVVPRMKNAKISALLLPGIGTVDHLKMAHEIGVSTIRVATHCTEADCSEQHITAARKLEMDTVGFLMLAHMATPEKLLEEANKMVSYGANCIYVTDSAGYMLPQDVIDRVGHLRQHLDSSIELGFHGHHNLGMGVSNTVAAVQAGAVRVDLASAGLGAGAGNTPLELFIAVANRMGMDTGVDLFKVQDVAEDLVIPMMHNPIRADRDAATLGYAGVYSSFLLFAKRAEAKYGVSAREILMELGRRGTVGGQEDMIEDLALTMSKARELQA, from the coding sequence ATGTCTAAGATTATTGTTCATGATATGACTTTGCGTGATGGTATGCACCCGCAGCGCCATCAAACGACTGTTGAGCAAATGATTGCAATTTCAACCGCACTTGATGATGCTGGCGTACCTTTAATTGAAGTAACGCATGGTGACGGCCTGGGTGGTTCATCAGTGAACTACGGTTTTGCTGCTGCAACGGATGAAGAATATTTATCTGCTGTTGTGCCACGTATGAAGAATGCAAAAATATCTGCATTACTTCTCCCTGGTATCGGTACAGTTGACCATTTGAAAATGGCACATGAAATTGGTGTTTCTACCATTCGTGTGGCGACGCATTGTACTGAAGCGGATTGTTCTGAACAGCACATCACCGCTGCACGTAAACTAGAAATGGACACCGTCGGTTTCTTAATGCTGGCGCATATGGCGACGCCTGAAAAACTGCTTGAAGAAGCAAACAAGATGGTGTCTTACGGTGCAAACTGTATTTACGTAACAGACTCTGCAGGTTATATGCTTCCTCAAGACGTGATCGACCGTGTGGGTCATTTACGTCAACACTTGGATTCAAGCATTGAGCTAGGTTTCCACGGTCACCACAACTTAGGGATGGGTGTATCGAATACTGTTGCTGCAGTTCAAGCAGGTGCGGTACGTGTTGACTTGGCATCTGCAGGTTTAGGTGCTGGTGCGGGTAACACACCACTTGAACTGTTTATCGCTGTGGCAAACCGTATGGGTATGGACACTGGCGTTGACTTGTTCAAAGTACAAGATGTTGCTGAAGATCTAGTGATTCCAATGATGCACAACCCAATTCGTGCAGACCGTGATGCGGCTACTTTAGGTTATGCGGGTGTTTACTCGTCATTCCTGTTGTTTGCTAAACGCGCTGAAGCGAAATATGGCGTATCTGCACGTGAAATCCTGATGGAACTGGGTCGCCGTGGTACGGTAGGTGGTCAGGAAGACATGATTGAAGACCTGGCATTAACCATGTCTAAAGCGCGCGAGTTACAAGCTTAA
- a CDS encoding acetaldehyde dehydrogenase (acetylating): MKKIKCAMIGPGNIGTDLLYKLQRSEWLEPVWMVGIDPTSEGLARAAKMGLKTTAEGVDGLLPHVIADDIKIAFDATSAYVHAENSRKLNELGVLMIDLTPAAIGPFCVPPVNLEALLQAGEVPNVNMVTCGGQATIPMVAAVSRVQPVEYGEIIATVSTKSVGPGTRKNIDEFTRTTAGAIEKVGGAKQGKAIIIINPAEPPLMMRDTVHCLVEGEPDQAAITESVHAMIKEVQKYVPGYKLVNGPVFDGNRVSIYLEVEGLGDFLPKYAGNLDIMTAAAARTAEMFAEHVFNTAEA, from the coding sequence ATGAAAAAGATTAAATGTGCAATGATCGGTCCAGGGAATATTGGTACTGATTTGCTTTATAAATTACAACGTAGCGAATGGTTAGAGCCTGTTTGGATGGTGGGGATTGACCCGACTTCTGAAGGTTTGGCGCGTGCTGCGAAAATGGGTTTAAAAACCACAGCTGAAGGTGTCGATGGTCTGCTTCCTCATGTGATTGCTGATGACATCAAAATTGCATTCGATGCAACTTCTGCCTATGTCCATGCTGAAAACAGCCGCAAGCTGAATGAACTTGGCGTGTTGATGATCGACTTAACGCCTGCTGCGATTGGTCCATTTTGTGTACCACCAGTCAACCTTGAAGCATTGCTACAAGCGGGCGAAGTACCAAACGTGAACATGGTGACATGTGGCGGTCAGGCAACGATTCCGATGGTGGCTGCGGTTTCTCGCGTTCAACCTGTTGAATACGGCGAAATCATTGCAACTGTATCGACTAAGTCGGTTGGTCCGGGAACGCGTAAAAACATTGATGAATTCACACGTACCACTGCGGGTGCAATCGAGAAAGTCGGCGGCGCGAAACAAGGTAAAGCGATCATTATCATTAATCCGGCTGAGCCACCTTTAATGATGCGTGACACAGTACATTGCTTGGTTGAAGGTGAGCCGGATCAGGCAGCGATTACTGAATCTGTACATGCCATGATCAAGGAAGTTCAAAAATACGTACCAGGTTACAAGCTGGTAAATGGTCCGGTATTTGATGGCAACCGCGTATCAATTTACTTGGAAGTTGAAGGTCTGGGTGACTTCCTGCCGAAATACGCAGGCAACCTTGATATTATGACTGCAGCAGCTGCACGTACTGCAGAAATGTTCGCAGAACACGTGTTCAACACCGCTGAAGCTTAA
- a CDS encoding 2-keto-4-pentenoate hydratase, whose amino-acid sequence MSNSAVVESVAQALRSAELSQTAIAPIRPELGGESADVDIAYAVQEVNTERALSEGRRLVGRKIGLTSKVVQAQLGVDQPDFGMLFADMAYGDGEAIPAGLLIQPKVEAEIALVINQDLTKEKHTYADIISATDYALPAIEVVDSRIENWKISLIDTVADNASSAAFVLGSQPVKLEKLDLVNCKMVMTRGEEVVSQGVGKACLANPLNAAVWLADEMVRRGRPLLKGDIILTGALGPMVVAQPGDEFKVEIEGFGSVTAAFAAE is encoded by the coding sequence ATGTCGAATTCTGCTGTTGTTGAATCAGTTGCACAAGCACTTCGTAGCGCTGAATTATCACAAACTGCGATTGCACCGATTCGCCCGGAACTTGGCGGTGAAAGTGCTGACGTAGATATCGCCTATGCCGTTCAGGAAGTGAATACCGAGCGTGCTTTGTCTGAAGGTCGCCGTCTGGTGGGTCGTAAAATCGGTTTGACGTCTAAAGTCGTTCAAGCGCAACTGGGTGTAGATCAGCCGGATTTCGGTATGTTATTTGCCGATATGGCTTATGGCGATGGTGAAGCAATTCCAGCCGGCCTTCTGATTCAGCCGAAAGTTGAAGCAGAAATCGCATTGGTGATTAACCAGGATTTAACCAAAGAAAAACACACGTATGCAGACATTATCAGCGCAACTGATTATGCACTGCCTGCAATTGAAGTGGTCGATAGCCGTATCGAAAACTGGAAAATTAGCCTGATTGATACTGTGGCGGATAACGCATCTTCTGCTGCATTTGTCTTGGGTTCTCAGCCGGTTAAGTTAGAAAAACTTGATCTTGTGAACTGCAAGATGGTGATGACGCGCGGTGAGGAAGTCGTTTCTCAAGGCGTGGGTAAAGCATGTCTTGCAAACCCATTGAATGCTGCTGTTTGGCTTGCAGATGAAATGGTGCGTCGTGGCCGTCCGCTTTTAAAAGGCGACATCATCTTGACGGGTGCTTTAGGTCCAATGGTTGTGGCGCAACCAGGTGATGAATTCAAGGTTGAAATTGAAGGCTTCGGTTCAGTAACCGCTGCATTCGCTGCTGAATAA
- a CDS encoding HAD-IA family hydrolase — translation MNSPAKLVIFDWDGTLFDSVGQIVASLQFAAQQFQQPLTNADAKSIIGLGLPEVAQRLFPAVPELHTDILQAYSDHYVANSSGDSWFEGVAHMLADLQQQGVKLAVATGKSRKGLDRVLKQTNSEELFVTTRAASETHSKPHPLMLEEILAETGVQAEHAIMVGDTSYDLEMAQNIAMPSVGVSYGVHAPELLAQFNPVCIVDDVAALHSALLAKVQWKPAV, via the coding sequence ATGAACTCACCTGCAAAATTGGTCATTTTTGATTGGGATGGCACTTTATTTGATTCAGTTGGTCAAATCGTGGCGAGTTTGCAGTTTGCCGCACAGCAATTTCAGCAGCCTTTAACGAATGCAGATGCCAAAAGCATTATTGGCCTAGGTTTGCCTGAAGTCGCGCAGCGTTTATTCCCGGCAGTACCAGAATTACATACGGATATTTTGCAGGCTTATTCCGACCATTATGTTGCCAACTCGTCAGGAGATTCCTGGTTTGAAGGCGTAGCGCACATGCTCGCAGATTTACAGCAGCAAGGCGTAAAGCTGGCTGTTGCTACAGGTAAAAGTCGTAAAGGTCTGGATCGTGTATTGAAACAGACGAACAGTGAGGAGCTGTTTGTGACTACGCGCGCAGCCAGCGAAACCCATTCTAAACCTCATCCATTAATGTTAGAAGAAATTCTGGCGGAAACCGGTGTGCAGGCTGAACATGCCATCATGGTCGGTGATACGTCTTATGATCTGGAAATGGCGCAAAATATTGCCATGCCAAGTGTTGGCGTAAGTTATGGCGTACATGCGCCTGAACTTTTGGCTCAATTTAATCCAGTCTGTATCGTGGATGATGTGGCTGCTTTGCATAGTGCATTGTTGGCTAAAGTCCAATGGAAACCAGCAGTTTAA
- a CDS encoding RluA family pseudouridine synthase gives MNSTQQWQNVTWFEVDEHQDGQRIDNFLFSRLKGVPKSRIYRLIREGQVRVNKKRIKAETKLAIGDQIRVAPIRYEQKDESAAPVSDKVAQGLLARVIYEDEGLMVVNKPSGIAVHGGSGVAYGLIEGLRAATGKKYLELIHRIDRDTSGLVMISKKRSVLKTLQDMLREHKIKKTYAAVVKGQVSLDKQLIDAPLHRYELANGERRVCVSPKEGKESKTQWNVQERFMHATLVYASPLSGRTHQIRVHGLSIGHPLVGDEKYGHETEYRGPKPRRLCLHAMRLDIPGYPAIEAPLPEDMQSLVAQLRAQKADKPAAQ, from the coding sequence ATGAATTCTACGCAACAATGGCAAAACGTCACTTGGTTTGAAGTGGATGAACATCAAGATGGACAACGCATCGATAATTTCTTGTTTAGTCGTCTGAAAGGTGTGCCAAAAAGCCGTATCTATCGTCTGATTCGTGAAGGCCAGGTTCGCGTTAATAAAAAACGCATTAAAGCAGAAACCAAACTTGCAATCGGTGACCAGATTCGCGTTGCGCCGATTCGCTATGAACAAAAAGATGAATCTGCAGCACCGGTTTCCGACAAAGTGGCACAAGGCTTATTGGCCCGTGTGATTTATGAAGATGAAGGTCTGATGGTCGTGAATAAGCCATCCGGGATTGCCGTGCATGGCGGTAGCGGTGTGGCCTATGGTCTGATTGAAGGCTTACGTGCAGCAACCGGTAAAAAGTATCTGGAACTGATTCACCGGATTGACCGTGATACTTCCGGTCTGGTGATGATTTCCAAAAAGCGTAGCGTGTTGAAAACATTACAAGATATGTTGCGTGAACATAAAATCAAAAAAACCTATGCCGCTGTAGTAAAAGGGCAGGTCAGTCTGGATAAACAGCTGATTGATGCACCTTTACATCGTTACGAGCTGGCCAATGGTGAACGTCGTGTCTGCGTGTCCCCGAAAGAAGGTAAAGAGTCTAAAACCCAGTGGAATGTGCAGGAACGTTTTATGCATGCCACACTGGTGTATGCATCTCCGCTTTCTGGTCGTACCCATCAGATTCGTGTTCATGGTTTGAGTATTGGTCATCCGCTAGTAGGCGATGAAAAGTATGGTCATGAAACAGAATATCGTGGGCCAAAACCACGCCGTTTGTGTTTACATGCAATGCGTCTGGACATTCCGGGCTATCCAGCAATTGAAGCACCATTGCCAGAAGATATGCAGAGTCTGGTGGCGCAGTTAAGAGCGCAGAAAGCGGATAAACCGGCTGCCCAATAA
- a CDS encoding Rne/Rng family ribonuclease, whose translation MKRMLINATHAEEIRVALVTGQRLYDFDLENRTREQKKSNIYKGHVTRVEPSLEAVFVEYGAGRQGFLSMREIANSYYKADPRQTSNIRELITEGTELLVQVEKEERGNKGAALSTFISLAGRYLVLMPNNPKGGGISRQISGSVREELKEMLATLNVPRGMSVIVRTAGIGRSQEELQLDLQHLLDLWAQIQSTASSGPSPMLVHQEAGVVTRAIRDYLRDDVAEILIDSEQAYNEAYNFVKAVMPRQLEKLKTYTLNEPLFAHFAIESQIQTAYEREVKLPSGGSIVIDQTEALVSIDINSAKSTRGSDVEDTALNTNIEAAEEIARQLRLRDIGGLVVIDFIDMTKDRNQRMVEAKLREATQSDRARIQFGQLSRFGLMEMSRQRLRPSLEEATGYVCPRCHGTGMVRDLRSLSLSIMRKVEEIALRERHGEVQVEVPVEIAAFLLNEKRHTLVYLEQTSNVRVTVLPHPHLETPHYEITYNAEGFAPTSYERTEATRSSEKELGYESSEWHLEEEQHTHAAAPAPAQQQNNGRNNKRRNQQNQNAQQVPVAQQAPAQAQVAAPASSPCAWLENLFVQKQAATVDQSRTANNAAAAIEQMINGGAVSRGQFGQLSAPVAQPAPQQVSQPAAPASSNAYLAPSTVAQKQERDAEKPAERDERAPRHNNKKPRNPKHKEPREQVQSEASAPQQHQVHEEVVQVSRQEQRHEARENKRNSRRQHHNEPSQQNDVQNNEQQPQQAMPRRDRRNQPRQERPNRHRDPSVLNEQAQQAAPAVVEAPAVNDKQLRVELVDAPRQVVMPTAMVVNIDQAKSEIVALNDNAAVATPAVEVTALADAPVEEAAAENVVEAALTAPVEEVVPTEESSAEKPRASNDPRQRRRQQREGQPQQATVQKLTPSQVPTLGQFTIGSLIRHVYGEDCSVLIEQFGLLPTFNRALEKFTKEYNASLVAAASPAAEKKPVTRDVQVTVAKVEAEPAPVLDLTPPKPVSDKRVANDPRERRRLAKQAAEQALQQAKQQAKVETAPAVETAPEAPVAAEAQAESAEAAATETPVATEVAIEETVNAQPAEQATETTAPVDAAPAEETPVTEAQPEDAAPVEANAESQAPVTEAQDQAEVTTEDTEASEAEKAEKQAARPRRPRGRPPKKANTATES comes from the coding sequence ATGAAACGTATGTTGATTAATGCAACACATGCCGAAGAAATTCGCGTTGCACTTGTCACTGGTCAGCGTCTTTACGATTTTGATTTAGAAAATCGTACCCGTGAACAAAAAAAATCCAATATCTATAAAGGTCACGTGACTCGCGTTGAGCCTTCTTTAGAAGCTGTATTCGTTGAATACGGTGCAGGTCGCCAAGGCTTCCTGTCAATGCGTGAAATCGCAAATTCATATTACAAAGCCGATCCTCGCCAAACTTCGAATATCCGTGAACTGATCACTGAAGGCACCGAGCTTCTGGTTCAGGTGGAAAAAGAAGAGCGTGGTAATAAAGGCGCTGCCTTGTCTACTTTTATCTCACTTGCTGGCCGTTATTTGGTCTTGATGCCAAACAACCCGAAAGGTGGTGGTATCAGCCGTCAGATTTCTGGTTCAGTGCGTGAAGAACTGAAAGAAATGCTGGCAACACTGAACGTGCCACGTGGTATGAGTGTGATTGTGCGTACTGCCGGGATCGGTCGTTCACAAGAAGAATTGCAACTCGACTTACAGCACTTGTTAGACCTTTGGGCACAAATCCAGAGCACGGCAAGTTCAGGTCCATCGCCAATGTTGGTACATCAGGAAGCGGGCGTGGTAACACGTGCCATTCGTGACTACCTGCGTGATGATGTTGCTGAAATCCTGATTGACTCAGAACAAGCCTATAACGAAGCCTATAACTTCGTAAAAGCGGTAATGCCACGTCAGTTAGAAAAACTGAAAACTTATACCTTAAATGAACCTTTATTCGCGCATTTCGCGATTGAAAGTCAAATTCAAACCGCTTATGAACGTGAAGTAAAATTGCCTTCTGGCGGTTCGATCGTGATCGACCAAACTGAAGCTTTAGTGTCAATTGACATTAACTCAGCAAAATCGACTCGCGGTAGCGACGTTGAAGACACCGCGTTAAATACCAATATTGAAGCGGCAGAAGAAATCGCGCGTCAATTACGTTTACGTGATATCGGTGGTCTGGTGGTGATCGACTTCATCGACATGACTAAAGACCGCAACCAGCGTATGGTGGAAGCGAAGCTGCGTGAAGCGACGCAAAGTGACCGTGCCCGTATCCAGTTCGGTCAATTGTCACGTTTTGGTTTGATGGAAATGAGCCGTCAACGTCTGCGTCCTTCTCTTGAAGAAGCGACTGGCTACGTTTGCCCACGCTGCCATGGTACCGGCATGGTTCGTGATCTTCGTTCTTTATCACTTTCGATTATGCGTAAAGTGGAAGAGATCGCGTTACGTGAACGTCATGGTGAAGTTCAAGTCGAAGTTCCAGTCGAAATTGCTGCCTTCTTATTGAATGAAAAACGTCACACCTTGGTCTATTTAGAACAGACTTCAAATGTACGTGTCACTGTGCTGCCGCATCCGCATCTGGAAACACCGCATTATGAAATCACTTATAATGCCGAAGGCTTTGCACCAACCAGCTATGAACGTACTGAAGCAACTCGTTCAAGTGAAAAAGAGTTGGGCTATGAGTCATCTGAATGGCATTTAGAAGAAGAACAACATACGCATGCTGCTGCACCAGCGCCTGCTCAACAGCAAAACAACGGCAGAAACAATAAACGCCGTAACCAGCAAAACCAAAATGCACAGCAAGTACCTGTTGCGCAACAAGCTCCTGCCCAAGCACAAGTTGCTGCTCCTGCATCTAGCCCATGTGCCTGGTTAGAAAACCTCTTTGTTCAAAAACAGGCTGCGACTGTTGATCAATCGCGTACTGCCAACAATGCAGCTGCAGCAATTGAACAAATGATCAATGGCGGTGCGGTGAGCCGTGGTCAGTTCGGTCAATTGTCTGCACCGGTGGCACAACCTGCTCCACAGCAAGTATCTCAACCTGCTGCTCCGGCAAGCAGCAATGCTTACCTGGCACCATCGACTGTAGCGCAAAAACAGGAACGTGATGCTGAAAAACCGGCTGAACGTGATGAAAGAGCACCGCGTCATAACAACAAAAAACCACGTAATCCGAAGCACAAAGAACCGCGTGAGCAGGTTCAGTCTGAAGCTTCCGCTCCTCAGCAACATCAGGTGCATGAAGAAGTGGTTCAGGTATCTCGTCAAGAGCAACGTCATGAAGCACGTGAAAACAAGCGTAATTCTCGCCGTCAGCATCACAACGAGCCATCTCAGCAAAATGATGTTCAAAACAATGAACAACAGCCACAACAGGCAATGCCACGTCGTGACCGCCGTAACCAGCCACGTCAGGAACGTCCAAATCGCCACCGCGATCCAAGCGTGCTGAATGAGCAGGCTCAACAAGCAGCACCTGCAGTCGTTGAAGCTCCAGCAGTCAACGACAAGCAGCTTCGTGTTGAATTGGTTGATGCACCACGTCAAGTCGTGATGCCAACCGCTATGGTCGTGAATATTGACCAGGCAAAAAGCGAAATCGTGGCATTGAATGACAATGCTGCAGTTGCAACGCCAGCGGTTGAAGTTACTGCACTGGCAGATGCGCCAGTTGAAGAAGCCGCGGCTGAAAATGTAGTGGAAGCTGCACTGACAGCCCCTGTTGAAGAAGTTGTGCCAACTGAAGAATCAAGTGCTGAAAAACCACGTGCCAGCAACGATCCGCGTCAGCGTCGCCGTCAGCAGCGTGAAGGCCAGCCTCAACAGGCCACAGTTCAGAAGTTGACTCCGTCACAAGTACCAACATTGGGTCAGTTCACCATTGGTAGCCTGATTCGCCATGTTTATGGTGAAGACTGCTCCGTACTGATTGAACAGTTTGGTTTATTGCCAACCTTCAACCGTGCTCTAGAGAAGTTCACAAAAGAGTACAACGCGAGTCTGGTGGCTGCAGCATCGCCTGCCGCAGAGAAAAAACCGGTTACCCGTGATGTTCAAGTAACCGTAGCCAAGGTTGAAGCAGAGCCTGCTCCAGTTCTGGACCTGACTCCACCAAAACCGGTGTCGGACAAACGTGTCGCAAACGATCCACGTGAGCGTCGCCGTCTAGCTAAACAGGCTGCAGAACAGGCCCTACAACAAGCCAAGCAACAGGCTAAAGTAGAAACAGCTCCGGCAGTTGAAACTGCGCCAGAAGCACCTGTAGCAGCAGAAGCGCAAGCAGAGTCAGCTGAAGCAGCAGCAACTGAAACTCCAGTAGCCACTGAAGTAGCTATTGAAGAAACCGTAAATGCTCAGCCAGCTGAACAAGCCACTGAAACGACGGCACCAGTAGATGCAGCTCCTGCAGAAGAGACTCCAGTGACTGAAGCTCAACCTGAAGATGCTGCGCCAGTTGAAGCAAATGCTGAATCACAAGCTCCTGTTACAGAAGCCCAAGATCAGGCCGAAGTAACAACAGAAGACACTGAAGCCAGCGAAGCTGAAAAAGCGGAGAAACAGGCTGCTCGTCCACGTCGTCCACGTGGTCGTCCACCGAAAAAAGCCAATACTGCAACTGAATCATAA